The proteins below come from a single Mya arenaria isolate MELC-2E11 chromosome 6, ASM2691426v1 genomic window:
- the LOC128238645 gene encoding uncharacterized protein LOC128238645, which translates to MSVLLTSLSSRHDLNPDRDFILHGRGSSYWERKEYYPNSSLTGTTAQLSQHSIYNPDNYRVKKKVYARSMTDLANNLQVLSHEVDNTLKKGVPYDYGEIDKEIAKEMQYQRQLKKEITAADFREPFPGETLRTELDEDELLRMYEERVKQLELTGKPKSPRESQWFVNPNHIVGNTSEAPTLQSVGRSYRYGKTNENVMSDKDKKAMDFFPATFSSAYEMCALDYPACETLNASAPPSMRMSRSKSASKLNKSYTFRTPDRSFRDDQDLDKLFLLTNEAPTIGKSGVYLTSPHQLTLGKLRLERLRLEEAKLLELKRQDELERIRGPRPKWYMSKGPDFHYEAKKNTQLVRSLSEYQDMLDYREDLLRSSYENLKKYTRSPIAAL; encoded by the exons ATGTCGGTTCTCCTTACTTCATTAAGTTCAAGACATGACCTTAATCCTGACAGGGACTTTATACTGCATGGTCGAGGCTCTTCCTACtg GGAGCGGAAGGAGTACTATCCTAACTCAAGTTTAACTGGTACTACAGCTCAATTAAGCCAGCATTCAATCTACAACCCAGACAACTATAGGGTCAAGAAAAAGGTCTATGCCAGGTCTATGACTGATCTGGCCAACAATTTACAAGTACTTAGCCATGAGGTGGacaacactttaaaaaaagGTGTTCCCTATGATTATGGTGAAATAGACAAAGAAATtgcaaaagaaatgcaatacCAAAGACAGTTAAAAAAGGAGATCACTGCTGCTGATTTTAGAGAACCTTTCCCTGGTGAGACTTTGAGAACAGAACTTGATGAAGATGAGCTTTTAAGAATGTATGAAGAAAGAGTAAAACAGCTTGAGCTCACAGGGAAGCCAAAGTCGCCAAGAGAGTCCCAGTGGTTTGTTAATCCAAACCACATTGTAGGGAACACTTCCGAAGCACCAACTTTGCAAAGTGTTGGAAGATCATATCGGTATGGGAAAactaatgaaaatgtcatgtcGGATAAAGACAAGAAAGCTATGGACTTCTTTCCTGCTACATTCAGCTCAGCATATGAAATGTGTGCCCTCGATTATCCTGCCTGTGAAACCCTGAATGCCTCTGCTCCGCCATCCATGCGAATGTCAAGATCCAAGTCGGCATCAAAGCTCAATAAATCTTACACATTTAGAACACCAGACAGAAGCTTCAGAGATGATCAGGACCTTGATAAACTCTTTCTTCTCACAAATGAAGCCCCAACCATAG gAAAGTCTGGCGTGTACCTGACGTCACCACACCAACTGACCCTGGGCAAGCTGCGCTTGGAGAGACTGAGACTGGAGGAGGCTAAGCTGCTGGAGCTGAAGAGACAGGATGAGTTGGAACGCATCCGCGGACCCAGACCCAAATG GTACATGTCCAAGGGCCCAGACTTCCATTACGAGGCTAAGAAGAACACGCAGCTGGTGCGTTCACTGTCTGAGTATCAAGACATGTTGGACTACAGGGAAGATTTGCTTCGATCATCGTATGAGAATTTGAAGAAATACACAAGGTCACCAATAGCTGCACTTTGA
- the LOC128237622 gene encoding uncharacterized protein LOC128237622, translating into MPDIVCDSMSNIVCDSMPDILCDSVIDIVCANVTYIVCASVCDIVFDSMPDIVCDSVTDIVFDSVIDIVCANVTDIVFDSVTDIVCDSVTGIMCDSVTDIVCDSVTDIVRDSVTDIMCYNVTDIVCDSVIDIVCASVTYIVCASVTDIVCDSMTDIVCDSVTDIVCDSVIDIVCANVTYIMCASVPDIVCDSVTDIVCASVTDIVCDSVTDIVCDSVTDIVCDSVIDIVCANVTYIMCASVPDIVCDSVTDIVYDSVSDIVFDSVTYMVFDSVADTVCVSVTNVVCASVI; encoded by the coding sequence ATGCCTGATATAGTGTGTGACAGTATGTCTAATATAGTGTGTGACAGTATGCCTGACATATTGTGTGATAGTGTGATTGATATAGTGTGTGCCAATGTGACTTATATAGTGTGTGCCAGTGTGTGTGATATAGTGTTTGACAGTATGCCTGATATAGTGTGTGACAGTGTGACTGATATAGTGTTTGACAGTGTGATTGATATAGTGTGTGCCAATGTGACTGATATAGTGTTTGACAGTGTGACTGATATAGTGTGTGACAGTGTGACTGGTATAATGTGTGACAGTGTGACTGACATAGTGTGTGACAGTGTGACTGATATAGTGCGTGACAGTGTGACTGATATAATGTGTTACAATGTGACTGACATAGTGTGTGACAGTGTGATTGATATAGTGTGTGCCAGTGTGACTTATATAGTGTGTGCCAGTGTGACTGACATAGTGTGTGACAGTATGACTGATATAGTGTGTGACAGTGTGACTGACATAGTGTGTGACAGTGTGATTGATATAGTGTGTGCCAATGTGACTTATATCATGTGTGCCAGTGTGCCTGATATAGTGTGTGACAGTGTGACTGACATAGTTTGTGCCAGTGTGACTGATATAGTGTGTGACAGTGTGACTGATATAGTGTGTGACAGTGTGACTGACATAGTGTGTGACAGTGTGATTGATATAGTGTGTGCCAATGTGACTTATATCATGTGTGCCAGTGTGCCTGATATAGTGTGTGACAGTGTGACTGATATAGTGTATGACAGTGTGTCCGATATAGTGTTTGACAGTGTGACATATATGGTGTTTGACAGTGTGGCTGATACAGTGTGTGTCAGTGTGACTAATGTAGTGTGTGCCAGTGTGATATAG